Proteins encoded together in one Oryzias latipes chromosome 11, ASM223467v1 window:
- the slc30a8 gene encoding zinc transporter 8, whose product MNPEKVPLLTETQSSNTLPGSPPNLEGLQGGAEHCHDNSRAQEDRETEKKVAKRRLYVVSVICLVFMVAEIVGGYLAGSLAVMTDAAHLLTDLTSFLISLFSLWLSSKPATQKLSFGWHRAEILGALLSVFTIWLVTGVLVYLAVERLVTDDFTIEGSIMLITSGCAVVANIIMAVTLHQSGHGHSHGGLGSHGHSHENGKPNKQMSNSVHSELIDMEQSLPDHGGRTQQANASVRAAFVHVIGDLLQSISVLISAIVIFFRPEYKIADPICTFLFSILVLCTTFTIMRDILLVLMEGTPSGVKYSEVRDRLLAVKGVTAVHNLHIWALTMNQAMLSAHVAIDDSADAQMVLREMTQACFSSYNFHSVTIQMERQADLKPGCSLCENPKK is encoded by the exons ATGAATCCGGAAAAAGTGCCCCTGTTGACAGAAACGCAGAGCTCCAACACTCTGCCTGGAAG CCCGCCAAACCTGGAGGGGCTGCAGGGAGGCGCCGAGCATTGCCATGACAACAGCCGGGCGCAGGAGGATCGAGAGACGGAGAAGAAAGTAGCCAAAAGGAGGTTGTATGTGGTTTCCGTCATCTGCCTGGTCTTCATGGTGGCTGAGATCGTCG GTGGTTACCTGGCCGGAAGCCTGGCGGTGATGACGGACGCCGCTCACCTGCTGACTGACCTGACCAGCTTCCTCATCAGCCTGTTTTCTCTTTGGCTCTCCTCAAAGCCGGCGACTCAGAAACTCAGCTTTGGCTGGCACCGTGCAG AGATCCTGGGGGCGCTGTTGTCTGTCTTCACCATCTGGCTGGTCACGGGAGTGTTGGTGTATCTGGCGGTGGAGCGCCTGGTGACTGATGACTTCACCATCGAGGGCAGCATCATGCTCATAACCTCTGGGTGTGCGGTGGTGGCCAACATCAT CATGGCGGTCACCTTGCACCAGTCTGGCCATGGTCACAGCCACGGTGGGCTCGGCTCACATGGACACTCCCACGAGAATGGAAAACCCAATAAGCAGATGTCAAACAGCGTCCACTCTGAGCTCATAGACATGGAGCAGAGCCTGCCGGATCACG GTGGGAGGACTCAGCAGGCCAACGCAAGTGTGCGGGCAGCGTTCGTGCACGTGATTGGAGACCTTCTCCAGAGCATTAGCGTGCTCATCAGCGCCATTGTCATCTTCTTTAGG CCAGAATACAAGATAGCTGACCCCATCTGCACATTCCTGTTCTCCATTCTGGTCTTGTGCACAACCTTCACCATCATGAGAGACATCCTGCTGGTTCTGATGGAAG GAACGCCGTCGGGGGTGAAGTACAGTGAAGTGAGGGACCGTTTGCTGGCTGTGAAGGGGGTCACGGCGGTCCACAACCTTCACATCTGGGCTCTGACTATGAACCAGGCGATGCTCTCAGCACATGTCGCTATAG ATGATTCCGCTGATGCCCAGATGGTCCTGAGGGAGATGACACAGGCCTGTTTCTCCTCCTACAACTTCCACTCCGTCACAATTCAAATGGAGAGACAAGCCGACCTCAAACCGGGATGTTCGCTGTGTGAAAACCCCAAGAAGTAG